In one Brassica oleracea var. oleracea cultivar TO1000 chromosome C9, BOL, whole genome shotgun sequence genomic region, the following are encoded:
- the LOC106313341 gene encoding casein kinase I isoform delta-like isoform X2, with protein sequence MEHLVGKKFRLGRKIGSGSFGEIHLGTHIQTNEEVAIKLENAKTKHPQLLYESKLYKLLQGGTGVPNIKWFGVESDYNVLVMDLLGPSLEDLFNFCSRKLSLKSVLMLADQMINRVEYFHSKSFLHRDLKPDNFLMGLGRRANQVYIIDFGLAKKYRDNTTHQHIPYRENKNLTGTARYASMNTHLGIEQSRRDDLESLGYILMYFLKGSLPWQGLKAGTKKQKYERISEKKVSTSIESLCRGYPSEFASYFHYCRSLRFDDKPDYGYLKRIFRDLFIREGFQFDYVFDWTILKYQQSQLTAPPTRGLGTPAAGTSAALPPGLTTMDRYAEGGRPPMDSSRRRTSGALDNSGNLRAPMMHSSSVFAQSAGSSRRLTSEELQRSRTGSGLRNTPVVTTSEGKRSSSTRKHYDSAIKGIETLQVSSERFHHH encoded by the exons ATGGAGCATCTTGTGGGAAAAAAGTTTCGGCTGGGAAGGAAAATTGGAAGCGGTTCTTTTGGAGAGATCCATCTCG GTACTCATATTCAAACCAACGAAGAAGTCGCCATCAAGCTT GAAAATGCAAAGACAAAACATCCACAGCTGCTCTACGAATCCAAGTTATACAAACTTCTACAGGGAGGAA CTGGTGTTCCAAATATCAAGTGGTTTGGTGTTGAAAGTGACTACAATGTGCTGGTCATGGATTTACTTGGCCCTAGTCTTGAAGACTTGTTCAATTTCTGTAGCAGGAAACTTTCTCTCAAGTCCGTTCTCATGCTTGCTGATCAAATG ATAAACCGTGTTGAGTATTTCCACTCTAAATCTTTCCTTCACCGAGATCTCAAGCCAGACAATTTCCTCATGGGGCTAGGAAGACGCGCAAACCAG GTATACATCATCGACTTTGGTCTTGCTAAGAAGTACAGGGATAACACTACTCATCAGCACATTCCTTACAG AGAAAATAAGAATCTCACTGGAACTGCAAGATATGCTAGTATGAATACTCACTTGGGAATTG AACAAAGCCGAAGGGATGATCTCGAATCTCTTGGTTACATTCTCATGTATTTCCTTAAAGGAAG TCTTCCATGGCAAGGACTTAAAGCTGGAACCAAGAAACAAAAGTACGAGAGAATCAGCGAAAAGAAAGTCTCTACTTCCATTGAG TCTTTATGCCGTGGCTACCCATCAGAGTTTGCTTCTTACTTCCATTACTGCCGCTCGCTTCGGTTTGATGACAAACCGGATTACGGTTATCTCAAAAGAATATTCAGAGATCTCTTTATCCGTGAAG GGTTTCAGTTCGATTATGTCTTTGACTGGACCATACTGAAGTACCAACAGTCACAACTGACAGCTCCTCCAACCCGTGGCCTCGGAACTCCTGCAGCTGGAACAAGTGCGGCTTTGCCTCCAGGATTGACCACCATGGATAGATACGCAG AAGGAGGAAGGCCACCGATGGATTCATCAAGAAGGAGAACGTCTGGTGCTCTTGACAACTCTGGCAACTTGAGAGCCCCAATG ATGCATAGCTCGTCGGTGTTCGCGCAATCAGCAGGATCATCAAGGAGATTAACATCGGAGGAGCTACAGAGGTCCCGTACGGGCAGCGGATTAAGAAACACACCGGTGGTTACAACGTCGGAAGGGAAGAGGTCTTCTTCCACCAGAAAACATTACGATTCTGCCATCAAAGGCATCGAGACTCTTCAAGTCTCCAGCGAAAGGTTTCACCACCATTGA
- the LOC106313341 gene encoding casein kinase I isoform delta-like isoform X1 → MEHLVGKKFRLGRKIGSGSFGEIHLGTHIQTNEEVAIKLENAKTKHPQLLYESKLYKLLQGGTGVPNIKWFGVESDYNVLVMDLLGPSLEDLFNFCSRKLSLKSVLMLADQMINRVEYFHSKSFLHRDLKPDNFLMGLGRRANQVYIIDFGLAKKYRDNTTHQHIPYRENKNLTGTARYASMNTHLGIEQSRRDDLESLGYILMYFLKGSLPWQGLKAGTKKQKYERISEKKVSTSIESLCRGYPSEFASYFHYCRSLRFDDKPDYGYLKRIFRDLFIREGFQFDYVFDWTILKYQQSQLTAPPTRGLGTPAAGTSAALPPGLTTMDRYAGEEEGGRPPMDSSRRRTSGALDNSGNLRAPMMHSSSVFAQSAGSSRRLTSEELQRSRTGSGLRNTPVVTTSEGKRSSSTRKHYDSAIKGIETLQVSSERFHHH, encoded by the exons ATGGAGCATCTTGTGGGAAAAAAGTTTCGGCTGGGAAGGAAAATTGGAAGCGGTTCTTTTGGAGAGATCCATCTCG GTACTCATATTCAAACCAACGAAGAAGTCGCCATCAAGCTT GAAAATGCAAAGACAAAACATCCACAGCTGCTCTACGAATCCAAGTTATACAAACTTCTACAGGGAGGAA CTGGTGTTCCAAATATCAAGTGGTTTGGTGTTGAAAGTGACTACAATGTGCTGGTCATGGATTTACTTGGCCCTAGTCTTGAAGACTTGTTCAATTTCTGTAGCAGGAAACTTTCTCTCAAGTCCGTTCTCATGCTTGCTGATCAAATG ATAAACCGTGTTGAGTATTTCCACTCTAAATCTTTCCTTCACCGAGATCTCAAGCCAGACAATTTCCTCATGGGGCTAGGAAGACGCGCAAACCAG GTATACATCATCGACTTTGGTCTTGCTAAGAAGTACAGGGATAACACTACTCATCAGCACATTCCTTACAG AGAAAATAAGAATCTCACTGGAACTGCAAGATATGCTAGTATGAATACTCACTTGGGAATTG AACAAAGCCGAAGGGATGATCTCGAATCTCTTGGTTACATTCTCATGTATTTCCTTAAAGGAAG TCTTCCATGGCAAGGACTTAAAGCTGGAACCAAGAAACAAAAGTACGAGAGAATCAGCGAAAAGAAAGTCTCTACTTCCATTGAG TCTTTATGCCGTGGCTACCCATCAGAGTTTGCTTCTTACTTCCATTACTGCCGCTCGCTTCGGTTTGATGACAAACCGGATTACGGTTATCTCAAAAGAATATTCAGAGATCTCTTTATCCGTGAAG GGTTTCAGTTCGATTATGTCTTTGACTGGACCATACTGAAGTACCAACAGTCACAACTGACAGCTCCTCCAACCCGTGGCCTCGGAACTCCTGCAGCTGGAACAAGTGCGGCTTTGCCTCCAGGATTGACCACCATGGATAGATACGCAG GGGAGGAAGAAGGAGGAAGGCCACCGATGGATTCATCAAGAAGGAGAACGTCTGGTGCTCTTGACAACTCTGGCAACTTGAGAGCCCCAATG ATGCATAGCTCGTCGGTGTTCGCGCAATCAGCAGGATCATCAAGGAGATTAACATCGGAGGAGCTACAGAGGTCCCGTACGGGCAGCGGATTAAGAAACACACCGGTGGTTACAACGTCGGAAGGGAAGAGGTCTTCTTCCACCAGAAAACATTACGATTCTGCCATCAAAGGCATCGAGACTCTTCAAGTCTCCAGCGAAAGGTTTCACCACCATTGA
- the LOC106319104 gene encoding glycylpeptide N-tetradecanoyltransferase 1, translating to MADNNPPPEENQIVESSSTSLETIVRRFQESMSDSKTHKFWETQPVGQFKDIGDTSLPEGPIEPATPLSEVKQEPYNLPSVYEWTTCDMASDDICSEVYNLLRNNYVEDDENMFRFNYSKEFLRWALRPPGYYQSWHIGVRAKTNKKLVAFISGVPARIRVRDEVVKMAEINFLCVHKKLRSKRLAPVMIKEVTRRVHLENIWQAAYTAGVVLPTPITTCQYWHRSLNPKKLIDVGFSRLGARMTMSRTIKLYKLPEAPVTPGFRKMELLDVPAVTRLLRNYLSQFGVATDFDENDVEHWLLPREDVVDSYLVESPETHDVTDFCSFYTLPSTILGNPNYTTLKAAYSYYNVATQTSFLQLMNDALIVSKHKGFDVFNALDVMHNESFLKELKFGPGDGQLHYYLYNYRLRSALKPSELGLVLL from the coding sequence ATGGCAGACAACAATCCACCACCCGAAGAGAACCAAATCGTCGAATCCTCCTCCACCTCACTCGAAACCATAGTCCGACGCTTCCAAGAGTCAATGTCAGACTCAAAAACCCACAAGTTCTGGGAGACTCAGCCCGTGGGCCAGTTCAAAGACATCGGCGACACAAGCCTACCGGAAGGCCCAATCGAGCCCGCTACACCCTTATCCGAGGTCAAGCAAGAGCCCTACAACCTCCCTTCCGTCTACGAATGGACCACCTGCGACATGGCCTCCGACGACATCTGCTCCGAGGTCTACAACCTCCTCAGGAACAACTACGTCGAAGACGACGAGAACATGTTCAGGTTCAACTACTCCAAGGAGTTTCTCAGGTGGGCCTTGCGTCCCCCTGGCTATTACCAGAGCTGGCATATTGGAGTACGTGCCAAGACTAACAAGAAGCTTGTGGCTTTCATTAGCGGCGTCCCCGCGAGGATCAGGGTGCGTGACGAGGTTGTTAAGATGGCTGAGATCAATTTCTTGTGCGTTCACAAGAAGCTTAGGTCTAAGAGGCTTGCGCCTGTTATGATCAAGGAGGTGACGAGAAGGGTGCACTTGGAGAATATCTGGCAGGCTGCTTATACTGCAGGTGTTGTGCTTCCTACGCCGATCACCACGTGTCAGTACTGGCACAGGTCGCTCAACCCGAAGAAGCTGATCGATGTTGGGTTTTCGAGACTTGGTGCGAGGATGACGATGAGCAGAACCATTAAACTCTACAAGTTACCTGAGGCGCCCGTCACTCCTGGGTTCAGGAAAATGGAACTGCTTGATGTCCCTGCTGTCACGCGGTTGCTGAGGAACTACCTTAGCCAGTTTGGAGTGGCGACTGACTTTGATGAGAACGATGTTGAGCATTGGTTACTCCCGAGGGAAGATGTTGTGGACAGTTACTTGGTTGAAAGCCCTGAGACTCATGATGTTACTGATTTCTGCAGCTTCTACACCCTCCCGTCGACCATCCTCGGTAACCCGAACTACACGACGCTGAAAGCTGCTTATTCCTACTACAATGTTGCCACACAGACGTCGTTCCTCCAGCTGATGAATGATGCGCTGATCGTGTCTAAGCACAAGGGGTTTGACGTGTTCAACGCCCTGGATGTGATGCACAACGAGAGCTTCTTGAAAGAGTTGAAGTTTGGTCCGGGAGATGGTCAGCTTCACTACTATCTCTATAATTACCGTTTGAGAAGCGCGTTGAAGCCCTCGGAACTTGGGCTTGTTCTCTTATAA
- the LOC106313003 gene encoding lycopene epsilon cyclase, chloroplastic yields the protein MECVGARNLAATAVTDFPSWSSSRKNYPVVNRYSFSNLRCGLCRVKASGGGAGSGIESCVAVREDFADKEDFVKAGGSEILYVQMQQNKDMDEQSKLVDKLPPISTGEGGGALDLVVIGCGPAGLALAAESAKLGLKVGLIGPDLPFTNNYGVWEDEFNDLGLQKCIEHVWRDTLVYLDDDNPITIGRAYGRVSRRLLHEEFLRRCVESGVSYLSSKVESITEAPDGLRLVSCEQNTLVPCRLATVASGAASGKLLQYEVGGPRVCVQTAYGLEVEVEKSPYDPEQMVFMDYRDYTNEKIRSLEAEYPTFLYAMPMTKTRVFFEETCLASKDVMPFDLLKKKLLLRLETLGIRILKTYEEEWSYIPVGGSLPNTEQKNLAFGAAASMVHPATGYSVVRSLSEAPKYASVIANILKHETTTSFTRHINTNISRQAWDTLWPPERKRQRAFFLFGLALIVQLDIEGIRCFFHTFFRLPKWMWRGFLGSTLTSGDLVLFAFYMFIIAPNNLRKGLINHLISDPTGATMIKTYLKV from the exons ATGGAGTGTGTTGGTGCTCGCAATCTCGCTGCAACGGCGGTCACAGATTTTCCGTCCTGGAGTTCTTCGCGTAAAAACTATCCCGTGGTTAATAGATACAGCTTTAGTAATCTCCGGTGCGGTTTGTGTAGAGTCAAAGCTAGCGGCGGCGGAGCAGGTTCCGGTATAGAGAGTTGCGTGGCGGTGAGAGAGGACTTCGCCGACAAGGAAGACTTCGTGAAGGCTGGTGGTTCGGAGATTCTATACGTTCAAATGCAGCAGAACAAAGACATGGATGAACAGTCTAAGCTTGTTGATAAG TTACCTCCTATATCAACTGGTGAAGGTGGTGGTGCTTTGGACCTAGTGGTTATTGGGTGTGGTCCTGCTGGTTTAGCCTTGGCGGCTGAATCAGCTAAGTTAGGACTTAAAGTTGGACTGATTGGTCCTGACCTTCCTTTCACTAACAACTACGGTGTTTGGGAAGATGAGTTCAACG ATCTTGGCTTGCAAAAATGTATTGAGCATGTTTGGAGAGATACCCTTGTGTATCTGGACGATGACAATCCTATTACCATTGGTCGTGCTTATGGAAGAGTTAGTCGACGTTTACTTCACGAGGAGTTCTTGAGGAG GTGTGTGGAGTCAGGTGTCTCGTATCTTAGCTCCAAAGTTGAGAGCATAACAGAAGCTCCTGATGGCCTTAGGCTTGTTTCCTGTGAACAAAACACCCTTGTTCCGTGCAG GCTTGCCACTGTTGCTTCTGGAGCAGCTTCTGGGAAGCTCTTGCAATACGAAGTTGGAGGGCCTAGAGTCTGTGTCCAAACTGCTTACGGCTTGGAGGTTGAG GTGGAAAAGAGTCCATATGATCCAGAGCAGATGGTGTTCATGGATTACAGAGATTATACAAACGAGAAAATCCGGAGCTTAGAAGCTGAATATCCAACGTTTCTCTACGCCATGCCTATGACAAAGACCAGAGTCTTCTTTGAG GAGACATGTCTTGCTTCAAAAGATGTCATGCCCTTTGATTTGCTTAAAAAGAAGCTCTTGTTGAGATTAGAGACACTCGGAATCCGAATACTAAAGACTTACGAAGAG GAATGGTCTTATATCCCAGTAGGTGGTTCCTTGCCAAACACGGAACAAAAGAATCTCGCCTTTGGTGCTGCAGCTAGCATGGTTCATCCTGCAACAGGCTATTCAGTTGTGAGATCTTTGTCTGAAGCTCCAAAATACGCATCAGTCATCGCTAATATACTAAAACATGAGACCACTACTTCCTTCACCAGACACATCAACACCAATATTTCAAGACAAG CTTGGGATACTTTATGGCCACCAGAAAGGAAACGACAAAGAGCATTCTTTCTCTTTGGCCTTGCGCTCATAGTTCAACTCGACATCGAAGGCATTAGATGCTTCTTCCACACTTTCTTCCGCCTTCCAAAATG GATGTGGAGAGGGTTTCTAGGATCAACATTAACATCAGGAGACCTCGTTCTGTTTGCTTTCTACATGTTCATCATTGCACCAAACAACTTGAGAAAAGGTCTCATCAATCATCTTATCTCTGATCCAACCGGAGCAACCATGATTAAAACCTATCTTAAAGTATGA
- the LOC106313830 gene encoding U-box domain-containing protein 34-like isoform X2: protein MMSNVFDGALSDYSSISVAVKGSIGDTVGGAASRRAVRWAVDNLLPHIDRLVLVHVMPTVTTIPSPSGSKIPVEDLEESVVSMYKQDLRKEFEEVFVPFNKICGSIKVETLLLENDDPAKALLKYISDSEVECLVIGSCSPSFLTRKKGQEMPLMVLGEAPETCEVYVIAKDRVLTKSTNQLSPVKLSSDSSYSFRTPKRAEAHTDPFNRTCSDKTGLAASYMSPSPARNQIRRPVSLPPSHQASRVFSPAQASTGIRLGHDEQVRSILGHNIVSTSNMQLNPGANMNTPKSNVMYEIAQLRKQVQTTLCMYKQAREELVHKQTQVQSLSYECIKDTKRVISALEKEEMLRKEAEKEKQKHLKAVKEIEEAKSMLAKEFCDRKLAELNALQQALKKQQVMDQLLLSDSRYRKYTKEEIVAATDNFSLSKIIGEGGYGKVYKCSVDHTPVALKVRRPDTIEKKQEFLREISVLSQLRHPHVVLLLGACPDNGCLVYEYMDNGSLDAHISRKKGKPSLPWFIRFKIIYETACGLAFLHNSKPEPIVHRDLKPGNILLDKNFVSKIGDVGLAKLISEEARESVTVYRNSTIAGTLYYLDPEYQRTGTFRPKSDLYAFGIIVLQLLTARHPNGLLFCAEDAVKRGCFGDMLDGSVREWPLAEAEELARIAIQCSQLKCRDRPDLDTQVLPALKRILESAKSKLKTEQAKARPPSHYYCPILKEIMEDPQIAADGFTYEGKAIKAWIQNNQNVSPVTKNRLRHCDLTPNHTLKSAIQEWRSRSGLDLSTTLGSS, encoded by the exons ATGATGTCGAACGTGTTCGACGGAGCTCTTTCGGATTATTCGTCCATATCGGTCGCCGTTAAAGGATCCATCGGCGACACCGTTGGAGGAGCTGCTAGCCGTCGCGCTGTTCGTTGGGCCGTCGACAATCTCCTTCCCCATATTGATCGGTTAGTTCTAGTTCACGTCATGCCTACCGTCACCACTATTCCATCTCCTT CTGGATCGAAGATTCCAGTGGAGGACTTGGAAGAGAGTGTTGTGTCCATGTACAAACAAGATTTGAGAAAAGAATTCGAAGAGGTCTTTGTGCCATTTAATAAGATCTGCGGATCAATCAAA GTTGAGACTCTATTGCTGGAAAATGATGATCCTGCAAAGGCGCTTTTGAAGTACATATCAGACAGTGAGGTTGAGTGTTTAGTAATTGGCTCATGTTCTCCAAGTTTCCTCACAAG GAAAAAAGGACAAGAAATGCCATTAATGGTACTAGGGGAAGCTCCAGAGACATGTGAAGTATATGTTATTGCCAAAGATCGAGTACTGACCAAATCAACCAATCAGTTATCTCCAG TGAAACTTTCATCAGATTCATCATATAGTTTCCGTACACCCAAAAGAGCAGAAGCTCATACAGATCCATTCAACCGTACATGCTCGGATAAGACAGGCTTAGCTGCTTCATACATGTCACCATCACCAGCCAGGAATCAGATTCGAAGGCCCGTTTCTTTGCCGCCTAGTCATCAAGCCTCTCGAGTGTTTTCTCCTGCACAGGCTTCAACTGGTATCCGTTTGGGCCATGACGAACAAGTCCGCTCTATACTTGGACATAATATTGTTTCCACTAGTAACATGCAGTTGAATCCTGGAGCAAACATGAATACACCCAAG TCAAATGTTATGTATGAGATAGCGCAGCTAAGGAAACAAGTACAAACCACTCTTTGCATGTACAAGCAAGCTCGTGAAGAGCTAGTTCATAAACAAACACAG GTGCAGTCTCTTTCCTATGAATGTATCAAAGACACCAAAAGGGTCATATCAGCTCTGGAAAAGGAAGAAATGCTGAGAAAAGAGGCAGAAAAAGAGAAACAAAAGCATCTAAAAGCCGTGAAAGAGATCGAAGAAGCGAAATCAATGCTAGCAAAAGAGTTCTGCGATAGGAAACTAGCCGAACTAAATGCACTCCAGCAGGCCTTAAAGAAACAGCAAGTCATGGACCAGCTCTTATTGAGTGACAGTCGATACAGAAAGTACACGAAAGAAGAGATAGTTGCAGCTACAGATAACTTCTCTTTGAGTAAAATAATAGGCGAAGGAGGATACGGGAAAGTATACAAATGCAGCGTTGATCACACTCCAGTAGCACTTAAGGTTCGCAGACCTGACACAATCGAGAAGAAACAAGAATTCTTAAGAGAG ATCTCTGTCTTAAGCCAGCTTAGACATCCTCATGTGGTTCTTCTCCTCGGTGCTTGTCCTGATAACGGTTGCCTTGTTTATGAGTACATGGACAACGGTAGCTTAGATGCTCACATCTCTCGCAAGAAAGGTAAACCATCTCTCCCATGGTTCATCAGATTCAAAATCATCTACGAAACTGCTTGTGGGTTAGCATTCCTCCACAACTCAAAACCAGAGCCCATCGTCCACCGTGATCTCAAACCAGGCAACATTCTCTTAGACAAAAACTTCGTTAGCAAAATAGGCGACGTTGGACTCGCCAAACTCATATCAGAGGAGGCACGAGAGAGTGTCACGGTTTATCGAAACTCGACTATCGCCGGTACACTCTACTACCTAGACCCTGAGTACCAAAGAACCGGCACATTCAGACCGAAATCAGATCTTTATGCTTTTGGAATCATAGTTCTTCAGCTTTTAACCGCTAGACATCCCAACGGTCTTCTTTTCTGTGCCGAGGACGCGGTGAAGAGAGGCTGTTTTGGTGATATGTTAGATGGATCAGTCAGAGAATGGCCCCTGGCTGAAGCTGAAGAACTAGCTCGTATAGCAATACAGTGTTCGCAGCTCAAATGCAGAGACAGACCGGATCTTGATACACAAGTCTTGCCTGCGCTCAAACGGATTCTTGAATCTGCTAAGAGTAAACTCAAGACTGAACAAGCTAAAGCACGACCACCAAGTCATTATTACTGTCCAATTCTTAAG GAAATAATGGAAGATCCACAAATAGCAGCAGATGGATTCACGTACGAAGGAAAAGCGATAAAAGCTTGGATTCAGAACAATCAAAATGTGTCTCCCGTGACTAAAAATCGGCTCAGACATTGCGATCTCACACCTAACCATACTCTCAAATCGGCTATACAAGAGTGGCGATCTCGTTCAGGCTTAGACCTCTCCACTACTCTTGGCTCCTCTTGA
- the LOC106313830 gene encoding U-box domain-containing protein 34-like isoform X1, which translates to MMSNVFDGALSDYSSISVAVKGSIGDTVGGAASRRAVRWAVDNLLPHIDRLVLVHVMPTVTTIPSPSGSKIPVEDLEESVVSMYKQDLRKEFEEVFVPFNKICGSIKVETLLLENDDPAKALLKYISDSEVECLVIGSCSPSFLTRKKGQEMPLMVLGEAPETCEVYVIAKDRVLTKSTNQLSPVKLSSDSSYSFRTPKRAEAHTDPFNRTCSDKTGLAASYMSPSPARNQIRRPVSLPPSHQASRVFSPAQASTGIRLGHDEQVRSILGHNIVSTSNMQLNPGANMNTPKWQSNVMYEIAQLRKQVQTTLCMYKQAREELVHKQTQVQSLSYECIKDTKRVISALEKEEMLRKEAEKEKQKHLKAVKEIEEAKSMLAKEFCDRKLAELNALQQALKKQQVMDQLLLSDSRYRKYTKEEIVAATDNFSLSKIIGEGGYGKVYKCSVDHTPVALKVRRPDTIEKKQEFLREISVLSQLRHPHVVLLLGACPDNGCLVYEYMDNGSLDAHISRKKGKPSLPWFIRFKIIYETACGLAFLHNSKPEPIVHRDLKPGNILLDKNFVSKIGDVGLAKLISEEARESVTVYRNSTIAGTLYYLDPEYQRTGTFRPKSDLYAFGIIVLQLLTARHPNGLLFCAEDAVKRGCFGDMLDGSVREWPLAEAEELARIAIQCSQLKCRDRPDLDTQVLPALKRILESAKSKLKTEQAKARPPSHYYCPILKEIMEDPQIAADGFTYEGKAIKAWIQNNQNVSPVTKNRLRHCDLTPNHTLKSAIQEWRSRSGLDLSTTLGSS; encoded by the exons ATGATGTCGAACGTGTTCGACGGAGCTCTTTCGGATTATTCGTCCATATCGGTCGCCGTTAAAGGATCCATCGGCGACACCGTTGGAGGAGCTGCTAGCCGTCGCGCTGTTCGTTGGGCCGTCGACAATCTCCTTCCCCATATTGATCGGTTAGTTCTAGTTCACGTCATGCCTACCGTCACCACTATTCCATCTCCTT CTGGATCGAAGATTCCAGTGGAGGACTTGGAAGAGAGTGTTGTGTCCATGTACAAACAAGATTTGAGAAAAGAATTCGAAGAGGTCTTTGTGCCATTTAATAAGATCTGCGGATCAATCAAA GTTGAGACTCTATTGCTGGAAAATGATGATCCTGCAAAGGCGCTTTTGAAGTACATATCAGACAGTGAGGTTGAGTGTTTAGTAATTGGCTCATGTTCTCCAAGTTTCCTCACAAG GAAAAAAGGACAAGAAATGCCATTAATGGTACTAGGGGAAGCTCCAGAGACATGTGAAGTATATGTTATTGCCAAAGATCGAGTACTGACCAAATCAACCAATCAGTTATCTCCAG TGAAACTTTCATCAGATTCATCATATAGTTTCCGTACACCCAAAAGAGCAGAAGCTCATACAGATCCATTCAACCGTACATGCTCGGATAAGACAGGCTTAGCTGCTTCATACATGTCACCATCACCAGCCAGGAATCAGATTCGAAGGCCCGTTTCTTTGCCGCCTAGTCATCAAGCCTCTCGAGTGTTTTCTCCTGCACAGGCTTCAACTGGTATCCGTTTGGGCCATGACGAACAAGTCCGCTCTATACTTGGACATAATATTGTTTCCACTAGTAACATGCAGTTGAATCCTGGAGCAAACATGAATACACCCAAG TGGCAGTCAAATGTTATGTATGAGATAGCGCAGCTAAGGAAACAAGTACAAACCACTCTTTGCATGTACAAGCAAGCTCGTGAAGAGCTAGTTCATAAACAAACACAG GTGCAGTCTCTTTCCTATGAATGTATCAAAGACACCAAAAGGGTCATATCAGCTCTGGAAAAGGAAGAAATGCTGAGAAAAGAGGCAGAAAAAGAGAAACAAAAGCATCTAAAAGCCGTGAAAGAGATCGAAGAAGCGAAATCAATGCTAGCAAAAGAGTTCTGCGATAGGAAACTAGCCGAACTAAATGCACTCCAGCAGGCCTTAAAGAAACAGCAAGTCATGGACCAGCTCTTATTGAGTGACAGTCGATACAGAAAGTACACGAAAGAAGAGATAGTTGCAGCTACAGATAACTTCTCTTTGAGTAAAATAATAGGCGAAGGAGGATACGGGAAAGTATACAAATGCAGCGTTGATCACACTCCAGTAGCACTTAAGGTTCGCAGACCTGACACAATCGAGAAGAAACAAGAATTCTTAAGAGAG ATCTCTGTCTTAAGCCAGCTTAGACATCCTCATGTGGTTCTTCTCCTCGGTGCTTGTCCTGATAACGGTTGCCTTGTTTATGAGTACATGGACAACGGTAGCTTAGATGCTCACATCTCTCGCAAGAAAGGTAAACCATCTCTCCCATGGTTCATCAGATTCAAAATCATCTACGAAACTGCTTGTGGGTTAGCATTCCTCCACAACTCAAAACCAGAGCCCATCGTCCACCGTGATCTCAAACCAGGCAACATTCTCTTAGACAAAAACTTCGTTAGCAAAATAGGCGACGTTGGACTCGCCAAACTCATATCAGAGGAGGCACGAGAGAGTGTCACGGTTTATCGAAACTCGACTATCGCCGGTACACTCTACTACCTAGACCCTGAGTACCAAAGAACCGGCACATTCAGACCGAAATCAGATCTTTATGCTTTTGGAATCATAGTTCTTCAGCTTTTAACCGCTAGACATCCCAACGGTCTTCTTTTCTGTGCCGAGGACGCGGTGAAGAGAGGCTGTTTTGGTGATATGTTAGATGGATCAGTCAGAGAATGGCCCCTGGCTGAAGCTGAAGAACTAGCTCGTATAGCAATACAGTGTTCGCAGCTCAAATGCAGAGACAGACCGGATCTTGATACACAAGTCTTGCCTGCGCTCAAACGGATTCTTGAATCTGCTAAGAGTAAACTCAAGACTGAACAAGCTAAAGCACGACCACCAAGTCATTATTACTGTCCAATTCTTAAG GAAATAATGGAAGATCCACAAATAGCAGCAGATGGATTCACGTACGAAGGAAAAGCGATAAAAGCTTGGATTCAGAACAATCAAAATGTGTCTCCCGTGACTAAAAATCGGCTCAGACATTGCGATCTCACACCTAACCATACTCTCAAATCGGCTATACAAGAGTGGCGATCTCGTTCAGGCTTAGACCTCTCCACTACTCTTGGCTCCTCTTGA